In Pseudoalteromonas sp. NC201, a single window of DNA contains:
- the ilvD gene encoding dihydroxy-acid dehydratase: protein MAKLRSKTTTEGRQRAGARALWRATGMTDSDFHKPIVAVVNSYTQFVPGHVHLNQLSALMADAITEAGGVPREFNTIAIDDGIAMGHGGMLYSLPSRDLIADSVEYMVNAHCADAMVCISNCDKITPGMLLAALRLNIPVIFVSGGPMEAGKTRLADIDLKLDLVDAMVKGADPTVSDEDSEQVERSACPTCGSCSGMFTANSMNCLLEALGLALPGNGTTLATHKDRQQLYLGAANRIMALCDEYYGKDNEQVLPRNIANQAAFMNAMTLDIAMGGSSNTVLHLLAAAQEGFVDFDMNDIDRLSRSTPFLCKVAPATQQYHIEDVHRAGGIMAILNELARGDKLDLSVGHVAGGNLGEVIARWNAADSDNERAQTFYRAGPAGIRTTQAMSQEYRWDELDLDREGGCIRSIEHAFRQDGGLAVLKGNLAPDGCIVKSAGVADEMLRFTGPAVVFESQDDAVEGILGGQVKKGDVVIIRYEGPKGGPGMQEMLYPTSYLKSMGLDKDCALLTDGRFSGGTSGLSIGHASPEAASGGNLALVENGDVVAIDIYNRSIDVKLDDTELALRHEKQLARGKEAYKPVNRERYVSPALKAYALLATSADKGAVRDLQKLEELG from the coding sequence ATGGCTAAATTACGGAGCAAGACAACTACTGAGGGCAGACAACGCGCGGGAGCTCGTGCATTGTGGCGAGCAACGGGAATGACGGACAGTGATTTCCATAAACCGATCGTTGCGGTCGTGAATTCATATACCCAATTTGTTCCGGGTCATGTTCACCTCAATCAACTTAGCGCATTGATGGCTGATGCGATAACAGAAGCTGGCGGCGTACCTCGCGAATTTAATACCATTGCTATTGATGATGGTATCGCCATGGGTCACGGCGGCATGCTTTACTCGCTTCCGTCTCGAGACTTAATTGCAGATTCGGTAGAGTACATGGTTAACGCTCATTGTGCCGATGCTATGGTCTGTATTTCTAACTGCGACAAGATCACCCCTGGTATGCTACTTGCGGCACTGCGGTTGAATATTCCGGTGATCTTTGTTTCCGGCGGCCCGATGGAAGCGGGAAAAACTCGTTTAGCGGATATCGATCTAAAATTGGATCTTGTCGATGCCATGGTAAAAGGCGCAGATCCGACGGTGAGTGATGAAGACTCTGAGCAAGTTGAGCGCTCTGCTTGTCCTACTTGTGGTTCGTGTTCAGGCATGTTTACTGCCAACTCCATGAACTGTCTTTTAGAAGCGCTGGGCTTAGCGTTACCTGGTAATGGTACGACATTAGCGACACACAAAGACCGCCAACAGCTTTATTTGGGCGCAGCAAATCGCATCATGGCTTTATGTGATGAGTACTATGGTAAAGACAACGAGCAAGTGCTGCCACGCAACATTGCTAACCAAGCCGCATTTATGAACGCCATGACATTAGATATCGCGATGGGCGGTTCATCCAATACCGTGCTGCATTTATTGGCGGCTGCGCAAGAAGGCTTTGTCGATTTTGATATGAATGACATAGACCGCTTATCTCGTAGCACACCCTTTTTGTGTAAAGTTGCTCCGGCAACACAACAGTATCACATTGAAGACGTTCACCGTGCTGGCGGCATTATGGCCATTCTCAACGAGCTGGCCAGAGGCGATAAATTGGACTTGTCGGTGGGGCACGTTGCTGGCGGAAATCTAGGTGAAGTTATTGCGCGTTGGAATGCTGCAGACAGTGATAATGAACGGGCACAAACTTTCTATCGCGCGGGGCCTGCTGGGATCCGCACTACCCAAGCTATGAGCCAAGAGTATCGCTGGGATGAGCTTGATTTAGACCGTGAAGGCGGCTGTATTCGCTCTATCGAGCATGCCTTTAGGCAAGATGGCGGCCTTGCAGTATTAAAAGGTAACTTAGCGCCTGATGGTTGTATCGTGAAAAGTGCCGGGGTGGCCGATGAAATGCTGCGCTTTACGGGGCCCGCTGTAGTATTTGAATCTCAAGACGATGCCGTCGAGGGAATACTGGGTGGCCAAGTTAAGAAAGGTGATGTAGTGATCATTCGCTACGAAGGGCCTAAAGGTGGTCCGGGTATGCAAGAAATGCTGTATCCAACTAGCTATCTTAAATCGATGGGGCTAGATAAAGACTGCGCTTTACTTACCGATGGTCGTTTTTCTGGCGGTACTTCTGGACTTTCTATTGGTCATGCGTCTCCAGAAGCTGCCAGTGGTGGCAATTTGGCGCTGGTTGAAAACGGCGATGTTGTCGCCATCGACATCTATAATCGCAGTATTGACGTTAAACTGGACGACACCGAGTTGGCGCTGCGCCATGAAAAGCAACTCGCTCGTGGTAAAGAAGCGTACAAACCAGTTAACAGAGAACGTTATGTGAGTCCCGCACTAAAAGCCTATGCACTGTTAGCAACGAGTGCCGACAAAGGCGCGGTACGTGACTTACAAAAACTAGAGGAGTTAGGCTAG